One Deltaproteobacteria bacterium genomic window, ATGGCGACGTCCTCGGCGCCGAATGTCCCGTCGGCCGCACCGAGGCTCGCCGTCTGAGCCATGCGCTCGACCAGGGCGGGATCCAGTCCGACCATCGTTGCGGCCTCGGCGATCGAGTACCCGGTCTCGCCCGTCCTGGGCACGAGCAGTTCCAGGTAGCGCTCCATGCGACCACTCCTGACCCACGCCGCGATCGTCTCGAGCCCGATCCCGCGGCGCACGAAGAGCTGCACCAGCCGGGTCCGCTCCACCGCCTCCGGCCCGAACCACTCCTGATCCGGCGCGCTGATCAGCCCGAGCGCGCGCCACTCGCGGAGCCGATCCACCGGCTCGCCGGTCCGGCGCGCGAGGTCGACGATCGAGAGCGCCTCACTCATGCTCGACCCCGGAGCATACCATCGTCGGGGCCGTCGACGTCACGGCCTTGGAGGCCGCCCCCCCGAACCGCAAGAGTCGGGCTCGCTTGGCTGGCGGCCCTCCTCGACGATCAGAGCGGGCGTCCAGCGCGCCTTGCGGCGCGCCGAGCGCTCCGGAGCGCTCTCGCCCTCGTACGTGACCGGCATCAACGGCCGCGTGAAGCGGTCCACCGCGTCGAGGGTGTTGACGTTCACGGTCGCGTAGGAGCTGGAGCCCTCGGCTATCACGGCGGCCACGTAGATTCCGCAATGGCCGCAGACCAGGAAGTCGGCCGTTCTCAGGCCGAAGCGGTACCGCAGCAGCTGCTCGGGCCGGTGGACGGTGATCACGACGCGCCCGCTCGGGTCGGAGGTCGTGCGGGCTCCGTGCTTGCGGCAGAAGGAGCACGTGTCTGCGCGAAGCGAAAGCTCCTCGGGGCGCATGTTCGTCTCCAGCGCGAGCTCTACGTTGCCGCAGTGGCAGCACCCGGCGAGCGGCGCTTCAATTCGGGGCGTATCGCGGCCGCTCATCGCGCCCTCGCTCCGGACCCTGCGCCAGTACCCCCACGGGAAGTGGACGACCTCGAGCTTCATCCCTTCGGGATCGGCGAAGAAGACCCGCTATTCGACGATCTCCTTCTTGAGACTCTGCACGAACGCGACCACGTCGCGCTGTTCGGCCTCGGGCACCTTGAACTTCGCCAGGGTCGCGGCGGCATGACCGAGGAACACGTTCCAGTCGCTCTCGCTGATGCGCATGCCTCGGTGGATGAGTGCCATGTCCCTGCCGCGATAGTACATCGGTCCGCCCGCGCTCGCGCAGAGGAAGTCGATCAGGAGCTGCTTCTCGCGCTTGACGCCGTCTTCTCCGCGATGCGCCCAGAAGCGGGCGAGCTGGGGATCGGCCTGGAGCCGGGGCAGCAGGTCATTCGCCACCGCCGTGATCGCGTCGTACCCGCCCAGGCGCTCGTAAAGGGTTTTCCTCGCGTCGTTCATCGTGTTCTCCTCGAGTCCGTCGGACGCCCGCCCCGCCTGGTCTCGGCCAGCTTGCCCAGGTGGACGGGCCCAAGCCCTCTTCGGAGTGTCGTGTAGCCCCCGTCGGGGCGTTTGGGCAAGCATCTCTTCCGCGTCTCGCCCGGGCGCGACGACCTTGGCGCCAGCCGTACCGTGTCCAGCGGCAGGACAGCCGGGGCCGCTCTCGACCGCGTTCTTGCCCTCCATGATCCCGCTGCTCCGCCGTGCTGCGCTCGTTGGAGCAAGAGGTAGCTACCGCCGCCGCTTCGAGCGCGGCCCCGACCCGTAGTCGCCGAACGGGTCGTCGCGTTCGCGGACCGTCTGGCGGAACCCGACCGCGCGAGCACGAGCGACGAAGTCGAGCCCCTCCTGCGTGTGCCGCGCGATGCCGTCGAAGAGCGAGCCCAGCGTGCGGCTGGAGGCAAGGCCCATGTTCTCGGCGGTCTGGTTGCAGAGGAGCTTCAGCATGACGAGCTGGCTCGCCGGCACCTGCGCCATGCGGCGGGCGAACGCGAACGCGTGCTCCCGGAGGCGGTCATCGGGCACGGTCTCGAGGACGAGGCCGAGGCGCGCCGCCTCGGGTGCAGGGATCTCGTCGCCCGTGAGTAGATAGCGCTTCGCGCGCTCGAGCCCCAGGCGGTAGACCCACATCGCCGTCGTCGGTGTGCCCCACACGCGCGAGGGTGGGTAGCCGAACGACGCGCCCTCGGCGGCGATGATGATGTCCGCGCAGAGCACCATGTCGGTGCCGCCGCCGATGCACCAGCCCTGGACGGCCGCGATGGTCGGCTTGGCCGCGTACCAGAGCTTCATGTAGGTGTCGACGAAGCGCGAGATCATGCGCAGATCGGCGACCGAGTCCCACACGCGCCCGCGTGTTCCCTCCTCGGCCTGGGCCGCGGTCGACCAGTCGAGGCCGTAGCCCGCGCAGAAGGCGGGACCCTCGGCGCGGAGCAGGATGACGCGCACGGCGGGGTCGGCGTCGGCCTCGTCGATGGCGGCCGCCAACTCCTCGCGCAGCGCCGGCGTGATCGTGTTGTACTCGTCGGGCCGGGCCAGCACGATCGAGCGGACGCCGGCCTCGGTCTCCGTGCGGATGGTCTTCATCGCTCGAAGGTCCCGTGGCGGCCCGCGCCCGCGGCGAAGCGGGCGGCGCCCGCCAGCGTCTCGCCCGAGCGGACCACCTCGGCGCCGCGGCGGAACTCGTTGCGCATCGCCTGCTCGAACGGCATGGCCCACTGCTCGTAGGCGGAGAGGCGATCGGCGCGGAGGCAGCGCTGCGGGAAGCGGGCGAGCTGGTGGGCCAGCTCGACCGCGGCGTCGCGCGCCCGCCCGCGCTCGACCAGACGGTTCGCGAGGCCCATGCGGAGCGCCTCCTCGCCCGACACGCCCCGCCCGGTGAGGATCAGGTCCATCGCCTGGCTGTGGCCGATGAGGCGGGGGAGGCGCACGGTACCGAGGTCGATCAGCGGCACGCCCCAGCGCCGGCAGAAGACGCCGAAGACGGCGTCGGTGGCCGCCACGCGGAGATCGCACCAGAGCGCCAGCTCGAGGCCGCCCGCGACGGCGTAGCCCTCGACCGCGGCGAGGACGGGCTTCGAGAGCAGCATGCGGGACGGCCCCATGGGCGCCTCGCCGTCCTCGCTGATGCGGCGGCGCTGGCCGGCGGCGACCGCCTTCAGGTCGGCGCCGGCGCAGAACGTGCCGCCCGCGCCGGTCAGGACCGCGACCGGGAGCGCCTCGTCGGCGTCGAAGCGGTGAAACGCCTCCACCAGCGCCGCCGCGGTCGGGTCGTCGACGGCGTTGCGCACCTCCGGGCGGTTGATGGTGACGACCGCGACCTCGCCGTCCGTGTCGAATAGGACCGTGCTCATGCGTGTCCTCCCTCTGGCAGCTGGCGCTTCTCTCCTCTACAGGAGGCCCCGCCCTCACGCGAGGTCCGCGGGTGGACACGGCGAAGGGGACGGGACTACGATGCCTCGCAAACGGGAGGTGCGCTCATGGGTCTTCCGAACGGCGTTCATCATCTCGCGATCGCAACCCGCGACATCAAGGCGCAGATCGAGTTCTTCACCCAGGTGGTCGGCATGGAGCTCGTCGCCCTCTACTGGATGCACGGCGTGCCGAACACCGTGCACGCATTCCTGCGCCTCGCTGACAGCTCCTCGATCGCCTTCGTGCAGGGGCCGGAGATGGCCG contains:
- a CDS encoding aldehyde-activating protein, which produces MKLEVVHFPWGYWRRVRSEGAMSGRDTPRIEAPLAGCCHCGNVELALETNMRPEELSLRADTCSFCRKHGARTTSDPSGRVVITVHRPEQLLRYRFGLRTADFLVCGHCGIYVAAVIAEGSSSYATVNVNTLDAVDRFTRPLMPVTYEGESAPERSARRKARWTPALIVEEGRQPSEPDSCGSGGRPPRP
- a CDS encoding group 1 truncated hemoglobin codes for the protein MNDARKTLYERLGGYDAITAVANDLLPRLQADPQLARFWAHRGEDGVKREKQLLIDFLCASAGGPMYYRGRDMALIHRGMRISESDWNVFLGHAAATLAKFKVPEAEQRDVVAFVQSLKKEIVE
- a CDS encoding crotonase/enoyl-CoA hydratase family protein; translation: MKTIRTETEAGVRSIVLARPDEYNTITPALREELAAAIDEADADPAVRVILLRAEGPAFCAGYGLDWSTAAQAEEGTRGRVWDSVADLRMISRFVDTYMKLWYAAKPTIAAVQGWCIGGGTDMVLCADIIIAAEGASFGYPPSRVWGTPTTAMWVYRLGLERAKRYLLTGDEIPAPEAARLGLVLETVPDDRLREHAFAFARRMAQVPASQLVMLKLLCNQTAENMGLASSRTLGSLFDGIARHTQEGLDFVARARAVGFRQTVRERDDPFGDYGSGPRSKRRR
- a CDS encoding crotonase/enoyl-CoA hydratase family protein, with the translated sequence MSTVLFDTDGEVAVVTINRPEVRNAVDDPTAAALVEAFHRFDADEALPVAVLTGAGGTFCAGADLKAVAAGQRRRISEDGEAPMGPSRMLLSKPVLAAVEGYAVAGGLELALWCDLRVAATDAVFGVFCRRWGVPLIDLGTVRLPRLIGHSQAMDLILTGRGVSGEEALRMGLANRLVERGRARDAAVELAHQLARFPQRCLRADRLSAYEQWAMPFEQAMRNEFRRGAEVVRSGETLAGAARFAAGAGRHGTFER